DNA from Granulicella arctica:
TCCGCTCCCGAGCCTCAAGCACCTCGGGATTCGCCGCTGAAACCGCCGAACTCGTCACCACCACATCGCTCGCTGCCGCATTCAGCGCCGCATGTCCCTCGAAGATGCGCGCCCCCATGCTCTCCAGCCGATCCGTCGTCGGCGAGCGCCGCAGATCCGAACCCGAAACCGGATATCCCATCGTCAGCAGGATCTCCGCGATCCCACTCATCCCGATGCCGCCGATCCCGATAAAGTGAATCCGTTGCGACGAAGCTAATAAAACGTGACCGGGCAAAAACATGGGGCTACTTTCTCGCTTTCAGATTCTGATTCAGAAGATACGCTGTGCAGCCCTCCTACCGCTCCGACTGTAGCCCATGCGGCGGCTCGCTCAGCGGCGGAACCGCCTGAGCGCGCTTCCGCTTCTTCACCGGCGGTGCCGAACTCGGCGGACGATTCTTCCCGTTGCCGTTCTTCTTCTTGCCGTTCGGCGTTTCAATCACGCTGCGCATCCAGTAGTTCCCCTCGGCATCGAGCTCGATACCATGCACCTCGCGCTCGAAGCCCGGAAACCTCTTGCTGAACTCCTCCATCGCAAGAATGAGCTTGATCACCGGACTCTCTGGTCCACCCAGGCGCTCACCCGGCATCGACATCGGAATACCCGGCGGATACGGCACCAGCATCACCGCCGCGATCCGGCCAGCCATATCGCTGAAGCGAATCTTCTCCGTCTCATTCCGCAGCAACTTCTGATACGTCTGCGCCGGCGTCAGCACCGGATCAAAGTCCTCATCGCAAGCATCGTTGACGAGCCCCGAAAGGTTGAGCTGACGCATAGCCGCATGCATCTCGTCGGACAACTCCTTCAGCGACACATTCCGATAACGAGCCGGATACTTCGCAACCAGCTCCGGCATCGCCTCTTCCAGCGGAGCCTCCGAGTCATACAGCCGCTTGAACTCGAACAGGTTCTCGAGCAGCGCGCCCCACTTGCCCTTCGACGTTCCCACCGAGAACAACACCAAAACCGTATAGTCGCCCGTGCGCGCAATCTCCACGCGACGTCCGTCCAGAAACTCTGTCAGAATCGCCGCCGGAATCCCCCAATCGCCCACCACGCCACGTGCATCCACACCCGGCGTCAAAATCGTCACCTTCGTTGGGTCCAGCATGCAATAGTCATCGGCGATATCCTCGTCCTGAAAACCGTGCCACTCCTCGCCGGCCTTCAACGTCCACGCGCTCGACCGATTCGTCAGCAAACCGTCCGCCGCCTCTTCGATCAAATACGTCTTTCCATCCAATGGATCGAAGACATACTCCGGCTGATACAGCCGGAAGAACCACCCCTGCTCCGCCGCCCGCAGACGATGACCAATCGAAGACATCGCCTTGCGGAAGCTGATCGCATCCTGCAACGTCTCACTCATCAGCGTCGGACCCGCAGGCTCATCCATCATCGCCGCCGCCACGTCCAGCGAAGCAATCAGCGGATAGAACGGCGAGGTCGTCCCATGCATCATGAACGCCTCATTGAACTGATCGAAGTCCAACTGAGCCCGCGGACTCAGCTTCACATGAATCATCGAGCCCATCGAGAACGCCGCCAGCATCTTGTGCGTGGACTGCACCGCGAAGATCGCCGGCCGCTCCGGCATATCGTCCGGCACGCCCATCGCATACCGTCCCTGATAGATCTCATGGAACTTCGCATAGGCGTACCACGCCTCATCGAAGTGAATCCGCGGCACACTCTTCGCCAGCTCCGTCACCACACGGTTCACGTCGTAACAAAGACCGTCATACGTCGAGTTGGTGACGACCGCATACGTCGGCACCTGCGACCGCGCCCCCACCGTCAGCGGACTTTTCTCAATCAGCCCCTGGATAAAATCCGGATGAAACCGCTTCAGCGGCACCAATCCGATCATGCCGTAACCGTTGCGCGTCGGCTTCATATACACCGGACGCGCCCCCGTCACCGTCAGCGAGTGGCAGATCGACTTGTGGCAGTTCGCATCCGCCAGTACGATATCGTCCTGCGCGATCACACCATGCCCGATAATCTGGTTCGACGTCGACGACCCTCCCAGCACATAGAACGTCCAGTCCGCGCCAAAGATCCGCGCAGCATTCCGCTCCGACTCGCCCGGAGGTCCAATATGGTCCAGCCACGAGCCCAGCGGCGCCGTCGAAATACCCAGGTCCGACCGCATAATGTTCTCGCCGAAAAACTTATGGAACTCCATACCGATCGGATGCTTCAAAAACGCGACGCCGCCCATGTGTCCCGGCGCATCCCACGAGTACGCACCCTGATCGTTGTACTTCTTCAACTCACGAAAATACGGCGGCAGCAACTGCTCGTGATAGCGATCGACAGCGAAGTCCACACGGTTCGCAATAAACGCAGGCGTATCCCCGAACAGGTGAATGTACTCATGCACTTGCTTAACCACCTCAAGCGGCAGCTCCGAGACCAGCGTCCGGTCAGCGATCAAAAATATCGGAATCTTCTTATTGCGGCGACGCACAGCGCGCAGAATCTTCAACGCAGCGAGCTCGTCGAGCTGGTTCTCCCCTTCAAGGTCCCAATCCAGCAAGATCGCGCTATACGATGGGTCGGATGTCACCAGAGAAAGCCCATCCTCCGGCGTCGACGTCCGGACTACCTCATACCCCTCCAACTTAATCGCATCGACTAATCGCTCCATGGCCCGATCCGATACCGAATCCGTGCCACCCACCTCACTCGCAATCAACAGAACCCAACGCCCTTCGCTCATACACCTCTCACTTCACATTCGATGTTACAAGGGTTTGGCAAAGGATATTTCCGCAGTGTGACAAAGCAGCCTTTCAGCCCACGGACAACCATGCTATACACACGTATGTCCCCCTCAGGCCGTCTCCCAGCTCTCCGCGTCCTTACGCTGCTCGCCTTGGTAGCCCCTCTGGGGGCCAACTCAGTAGCCCAAACCACCCAGACCCTCCTCGCCACCCCCTCCACCGTCGCCTGGGGCTATTACTGGGCCAAAGCGAAGCCTGCCCTCACCGTTCACTCCGGCGACACCGTCGTCATCCAAACCCTCTCCACCTGTGGACCACCCGAGCGCCTCGAAGCCCTCGGCGTCAAGGCCGCCGACATCCCCGCCTACACCGGAGAAATCTACGCCAAGGTCCCCAAAGAGGACCGCGGCCCCGGCGGCCACATCCTCACTGGACCCATCGCCATCGCCGAAGCGGAACCCGGCGACATCCTCGAGGTCCGCATCCAGAAGATTCAGATCGACGTCCCCTTCGCCTGCAACTCCTTCGGTCCCGGTCGCGGCTTCCTCCCCAATGACTTCCCCTATGGCCGCACCAAGATCATTCCGCTCGACCGCACCGCCATGACCGGAGACTTCGCTCCCGGCATCACCCTCCCCCTCCATCCCTTCTTCGGCAGCATGGGCATCGCCCCGCCGGAAGGCGCAGGCCGTTACAACTCCGCTCCGCCCTGGATGCACGCCGGCAACATGGACAACAAGGAGCTCGTCGCCGGAACAACGCTCTTCCTCCCCGTCCACGCCCCCGGAGCCCTCTTCGAAGCTGGCGACGGACACGCCGGTCAGGGTAACGGCGAGGTCGACATCACCGCCCTCGAAACCTACCTCACCGGCACCTTCCAGTTCATCGTCCACAAAGGCTCGCTCTCCGATCCCCACCGGCTCCTCTGGCCCCGCGCCGAAACCCCCACCCAGTACATTGCCATGGGCTTCGACGAAGACCTGAAGCTCGCCACCGAGATGGCCGTCCACAACATGATCACGTTCCTCTCCGAGCAGAACCCCGACCACCCGCACCTCTCTCGCGAGGACGCCTACTCCCTCATCTCCGTCGCCTGCGACGTCGACATCACACAACTCGTCGACACCAAAAGCGGCGTTCATGTCATGTGCCCGAAAAATATCTTTTCAAAATGATGCAACCCCGCCAATACAACCTCTAATTGCATCCAACCCAACATAAGCAACAATCCGAAGACACCTGTGTCTAATCAATTGGAAGCCAGCTCCGGAGCCGTCAGCCAGGCTGGAGATGAGGTCCAGGCCATTCGCGCAACCCGTCGCACCAAAGCAGCACCGGGCAAGCGAAGAATAGGCAGGACAAAGGTACGAGCATGAACATCCCACGGACAATCAAACAAACGCTTGGTGCCGCTCTCTTGGCCGGCGCACTGATGATCTCTCCTACAGCCGCAAACGCAGCCGTCTTCGTCTCGGTAGGCATCGCTCCCCCCGCTATTCCCGTCTACGCCCAGCCTATCTGCCCCGGCGACGGTTACATCTGGACCCCCGGCTACTGGGCCTGGAACGGCGAAGGCTACGTCTGGGTAGACGGCGCATGGGTCTTCGCGCCCTACACCGGAGCTCTCTGGACCCCCGGATACT
Protein-coding regions in this window:
- a CDS encoding Orn/Lys/Arg decarboxylase N-terminal domain-containing protein encodes the protein MSEGRWVLLIASEVGGTDSVSDRAMERLVDAIKLEGYEVVRTSTPEDGLSLVTSDPSYSAILLDWDLEGENQLDELAALKILRAVRRRNKKIPIFLIADRTLVSELPLEVVKQVHEYIHLFGDTPAFIANRVDFAVDRYHEQLLPPYFRELKKYNDQGAYSWDAPGHMGGVAFLKHPIGMEFHKFFGENIMRSDLGISTAPLGSWLDHIGPPGESERNAARIFGADWTFYVLGGSSTSNQIIGHGVIAQDDIVLADANCHKSICHSLTVTGARPVYMKPTRNGYGMIGLVPLKRFHPDFIQGLIEKSPLTVGARSQVPTYAVVTNSTYDGLCYDVNRVVTELAKSVPRIHFDEAWYAYAKFHEIYQGRYAMGVPDDMPERPAIFAVQSTHKMLAAFSMGSMIHVKLSPRAQLDFDQFNEAFMMHGTTSPFYPLIASLDVAAAMMDEPAGPTLMSETLQDAISFRKAMSSIGHRLRAAEQGWFFRLYQPEYVFDPLDGKTYLIEEAADGLLTNRSSAWTLKAGEEWHGFQDEDIADDYCMLDPTKVTILTPGVDARGVVGDWGIPAAILTEFLDGRRVEIARTGDYTVLVLFSVGTSKGKWGALLENLFEFKRLYDSEAPLEEAMPELVAKYPARYRNVSLKELSDEMHAAMRQLNLSGLVNDACDEDFDPVLTPAQTYQKLLRNETEKIRFSDMAGRIAAVMLVPYPPGIPMSMPGERLGGPESPVIKLILAMEEFSKRFPGFEREVHGIELDAEGNYWMRSVIETPNGKKKNGNGKNRPPSSAPPVKKRKRAQAVPPLSEPPHGLQSER
- a CDS encoding acetamidase/formamidase family protein, coding for MLYTRMSPSGRLPALRVLTLLALVAPLGANSVAQTTQTLLATPSTVAWGYYWAKAKPALTVHSGDTVVIQTLSTCGPPERLEALGVKAADIPAYTGEIYAKVPKEDRGPGGHILTGPIAIAEAEPGDILEVRIQKIQIDVPFACNSFGPGRGFLPNDFPYGRTKIIPLDRTAMTGDFAPGITLPLHPFFGSMGIAPPEGAGRYNSAPPWMHAGNMDNKELVAGTTLFLPVHAPGALFEAGDGHAGQGNGEVDITALETYLTGTFQFIVHKGSLSDPHRLLWPRAETPTQYIAMGFDEDLKLATEMAVHNMITFLSEQNPDHPHLSREDAYSLISVACDVDITQLVDTKSGVHVMCPKNIFSK